In Lepus europaeus isolate LE1 chromosome 8, mLepTim1.pri, whole genome shotgun sequence, a single genomic region encodes these proteins:
- the NDUFC1 gene encoding NADH dehydrogenase [ubiquinone] 1 subunit C1, mitochondrial: MAPSASLRPLSRLLAPARLPSGSPARSKFYVREPPNDKPDWLKVGLTLGSSAFLWIYLIKQHNEDVLEYKRRNGLE, encoded by the exons ATGGCGCCGTCCGCATCGCTGCGTCCTCTCTCACGGCTGCTGGCCCCCGCCAGGCTCCCCAGCGGCT CTCCAGCGCGGTCGAAGTTCTACGTGCGGGAGCCGCCGAATGACAAACCTGACTGGCTGAAAGTTGGGCTGACCTTGGGCAGCAGCGCGTTCCTGTGGATCTAT CTCATCAAACAACACAATGAAGATGTTTTAGAgtacaaaagaagaaatggattGGAGTAA